In the Syntrophorhabdaceae bacterium genome, CCCCGGGAGACCCGTTCTCTATGTGAATGTTAACACGCATGAGTATGAGAAATACTGGTACGCCTTCGACGTCACCGTCAACCTCAATCAGATCGTCGTGCTGGAGGCAGACCCAAAGCTCAAAACACTTGCCTCTACCTGGGATATAAGTATTACAGGTGTCGCCAATATCGGCACCCTGAACACGATACGCAGCAACGTAGAGATACTTATTGACCGTTTTGTACAGGCATACCGATCGGTCAATCCAAAAAAACAAGAGGATGTGAGACGTTGACGCTCCCTATTTTTATGAATGCCCCGTACGGATTGGTGAAGGATAATATACAGCGTATACTCTCGCTCCGAATAGGCATCGAGGTGTATTTCAATAACAACGCCCTCGATGAGGCTCAAACAAAGGACGTGAAGGAGCTTGGGAAGATGCTCGGGGAACTTGGCGTGAAATGTACTGTACACGCTCCTTTCATGGATTTAAGCCCCGGCGGTTACGACCGGACGGTGCGGACGATCACGAAAGACAAGCTGAAAAGGTCCGTCGAGCTGGCGAACCTCCTGCAGGCCCTCAGCGTCGTCTGCCATCCCGGTTATGACAGGTGGCGTTATGACGGGAACCAGAAGCTGTGGCTCGACGCGAGCATCGACACATGGACGGAGGTGATCGGTGAGGCGGATAAAAACCTCATGGTCCTCATTGAGAACATCTTCGAGGACGAACCCTCCACGCTGATCGAGCTTTTCAAGAACTTCCAGGGCAAAAACCTCAATTTCTGTTTCGATTCAGGACATTTCAACCTCTTCTCGCGGACCCCCATAAGCGACTGGCTGGCGCCGCTTAAAAACAGGATACGGGAGATGCACCTCCACGACAATCACGGAAGATCCGACGAGCACCTGCCGATAGGCATGGGAACGTTCCCGTTCCGAGAATTGAAAACATTCGTGCGGCAGCTTGACAATATCATATACACGATAGAGATACACAGAGAATCGTACGCGAATGACAGCATAAAAAATCTAAAGGAGTTTCTCTCATAATATGGCCTATCGAATCGAAGTATCATGCAAGGAACAGGTAAGGGATGTTGCCGGCGAGAAGTTAAAAAAGAGGATTAAGGCGGATTTCGGCATCGATGTCATTGCCGCCCATGTTGTGGATGTCTACACGATCGACGCGGATCTTGGTCCCGATGTTGTCGATGTGCTGCAATCGGACGCGTTCGTTGATTCCGTGATCCAGCAGGGACTGACGAACCGGCCCACGTTCATCGACGCGGACTGGATCATCGAGGTCGGCTTCAAACCGGGTGTAACCGACAACGTGGGAAGGACCGCGAAGGAGGTCATCGAGGCCATTGCCGGCGCCCCCTTCAAAGACGGGGAAGGCGTCTATACCTCGAAGATGTACTTTCTGAAAGGCTCCCTCAGCAGGGAACACGTCGTCGAGATCGCCGAGGGCGCCCTCGCGAACACGCTGATCAACAGATATGTCTGCAAGACGATGGAGCAGTACAAAAACGATAACGGGATGGGGGTCTATGTCCCCAAAGTGAGCATTGCAACGAAACCCGTCGTCGATACCTTTGACCTCAATATGGACATAGAAAAACTGATGCAGATGAACAGGGAGCGGA is a window encoding:
- a CDS encoding sugar phosphate isomerase/epimerase, with translation MTLPIFMNAPYGLVKDNIQRILSLRIGIEVYFNNNALDEAQTKDVKELGKMLGELGVKCTVHAPFMDLSPGGYDRTVRTITKDKLKRSVELANLLQALSVVCHPGYDRWRYDGNQKLWLDASIDTWTEVIGEADKNLMVLIENIFEDEPSTLIELFKNFQGKNLNFCFDSGHFNLFSRTPISDWLAPLKNRIREMHLHDNHGRSDEHLPIGMGTFPFRELKTFVRQLDNIIYTIEIHRESYANDSIKNLKEFLS